The DNA window AGAATAAAGCCTTTCTCCTAATAAGTTGAATCGTTCTATTTGGATTAAATCCACCGCATTGTAGGTGTAGACGACTTGGCCTTGGTCGGGGAGTGTATAAGAATGGATGCGCCCTTGTCGATCATAGGCATATTGTACATTCAAGCCATTTCCCAGCGTTTCCTTAATAAGACGATCAGATCGATCATAGACTCTGGTATTTTGCGTATTTTGAATAAGATCTCGAATGAGAATTGGATTATCATTGAGATCATAGGTATAGGCATAAGAAAGCGTTTGATCGGATGAAGAAACGGTTGCAAGGTTTCCTTTAGCATCATAAGTGAAATAGAGGATCGTTCCATCGGGTTTTAAGGTGGAAGTTTTTTGACTCAGCTTGTTAAAGGTGTGAATAGTGCTTTTTTGTTTAGGAGTTCCTACTGCCTCGGTACAAGAAGCGATATTACCCATACTTGTGTAAGTCCATTTAGTCGTCACTTCTCGATCAAATTTTCCCAGTTTGAAGATTTTTTCTCGAAGTTCAATAAGCTGATCGACGCCATCATAGAAAAAGCTTTTTTGTCGAATAATTTGTCCAAGACCATTTTTAACTTGCAGAGTCGCTATTTTGTTATGTGTGTTGTAGATGGAGACTATGACGTTTCCATTGGAATCTGTTGTTTCAGAATAAGGAACGGTGAGTCCGTAAGCATCTTTATAGTCGTAGCGGTAGGTAATGAACGTGACATTATTTTCTGCATTTGTAATAGAAATGGGCTTTTTATAAAGGTCGAAGATTGTTTTAGTTGTACTTGTGCCGGTATTTGAGTAGGTCGTTGTTTCAATTTGATTTCCATTGATGTCATATGCATAGGTCAGCTTGCGAAAGATATTTTTAAAGGCATCTTCTTGACTTTCTTCAATGATGTGATTTTGAGAATCATATGCACATGTTTTTAGCGTGTAATCGTTTTCTCCATATCCAAAGAGTATTTTTGTTGTTTCCAGGCGACTGAGTGAATCATAAGTGTAATAGGTGGTGGCATCTTCTTTAATGATACCTGTTAATTGTCCCTGTGCATTGTATTGATAAGAGGTGATGTGACCTTTGGCATCTACTTCTTTAATGAGATAAGTGGCTGAATATGCGTAAGAATGGCTCCCCAGGAGTTCTCCTTGAGGGGAAAATAAGTCTCGTGTGATTACGCGACCTTCATCATCATAGGTATAGCTGATTTGCATTCCATTTTTTAATATCTTTTTCTGCAAATTTCCATTAGCGAAGTAAGTCATTTTTTCTATCGATCCATCGGGATATTGAATCTGATAAGGCTGACCCTGTGCATTATTTAGCTGTATGGTGAGATTGTTATTTCCATCTCTTGTTTTTGTGATATATCCCAATTCATCATATTCAAAATTTTCTGTGGGATTAAAAAGTTCTCCATTTGATTTAGGAATTGCCGGGTGTATAATTTTGACAAGATGGTTGAAGACATTGTATTCATAAATCGTCTTATTGCCGTAATGGTCTGTGCGTTCGATACGATAGCTGCGTTTATTAAATGCAAAGGGCGGTTTAAAGTTGAAACCTGTTTTTCCAAAAAGATTGGCTTGAGAAGCTGTAAGCCTATTTTCTGTTACGAGGAAATCTTCTTCTGCAATCAAAAGGGTAAGTTGTAGAATCATGTAACCAAGTATGCTAAAAAAAGATTTCATAATATTTTCCTCTAATGTCAATAAATTAAATTTTTTTATTTTAACACCATCCAACAGGGAAGGATAGGCTTTTAATAAATCTAATATTGTAATAATTTTTTGCTTTTTTTTGGGGAAGTTGTTATCCAGACTTGTTAAGAACGATATCGATATCAAGGGAGAGTATGCTGACTAATTTTATTTTTGCAGGCGTTATTGTCATACTTCTTTTGGGTTATCTAATTTATACCTTGTTATATCCCGAAAAATTTTGAAAAGGTCGTAGGCATGTCAATTCCTAATGGGATACAAATTCTCGTATTTCTTGCACTTCTTTTAATTGTCACTCCCCTTCTAGGGCAATATATCGCTGCGATTTTTTCTGAAAAAGATCCTTTAATGAAACGCGTTTTGGGAAGGCTAGAAGATGGCTGTTATCAAATGGGCGGAGTGGATCCTCATCTCGAAATGACTTGGCAAGAATATGCAAAAGTCTTAGGGATTTTTAATTTATTGGGTTTTATTTTTCTTTTTTTTCTACTGCTTTTGCAAGGCATTCTTCCTTTGAATCCGCAACATTTTCCCGGTGTTTCCTGGCATCTTGCCTATAATACTGCGATAAGTTTTGTCACGAATACAAATTGGCAGTCCTATGCGGGGGAAACCACATTGAGCTATTTGACGCAAATGGTAGGTTTAACCGTGCAAAATTTCTTAAGTGCTGCTACGGGAATGGCCACCTTGTTGGTTTTGGTTCGAGGCATGACTCGAAAAATGGTGAACACAGTTGGAAATTTTTGGTGTGATCTTGTAAGGACGATTGTCTATTTGTTGTTGCCACTTTCCATTATCATGGCAATTTGTTTAGTTGCAGAGGGGGTTGTGCAAACGTTTTCTCCTTATGTCGAAGCAATTGGTTTGGAAGGCCATGAACAAACAATTCCGCTCGGTCCGGTTGCATCTCAAGTTGCAATTAAGCAATTGGGAACGAACGGTGGAGGCTTTTTTAATACCAATAGTGCCCACCCTTTTGAAAATCCTTCCGCGTTCAGTAATTTTTGGGAGGCGTTTGCTATATTAGTCATTCCAGCTGCAACTGTTTATGCTTATGGCATTATGATCGGATCAAAGAAGCATGCCTGGATTTTGTATGTCGTTATGTTGTTATTGTGGATGGGAGGTCTTGGATTGTCCCTTTATTCGGAGAATTTAGCCAATCCTATTTTAGATGCCTTTCCCCATTTGGAAGGGAAGGAGACACGTTTTGGTGTAGCAAATAGTCTTTTATGGACAGTGAGTACAACCGGAACATCGAATGGATCTGTTAATGCGATGATTTCGAGCCTTTCACCAATGGCGGGTGGAATAGCTATGTTCAATATTATGCTAGGAGAGCTTATTTTTGGGGGCGTGGGCGTTGGTTTATGCGCAATGTTGATGTATACCATTTTAACCGTTTTTCTTTCAGGCTTGATGGTGGGAAGAACACCAGAGTATTTGGGTAAAAAAATTGAGAAACAAGAAGTCAAATGGGTCATGCTATCTGTGCTTATGCCGAGTGCTTTAATTTTATTAGGTTCCGGGGTTTCGAGTATTTTACCTAAAGCTTTGAGTAGCCTCTCTAATCAGGGACCTCATGGGCTTTCTGAGATCTTATATGCCTTTTCATCGGCAGCAGGAAACAATGGAAGTGCTTTTGCGGGTTTAAATGCGAACACCCCCTATTACAATTTGGTTTTGGGTACGATCATGCTCATCTGCAGAATTTCAACCATTCTTCCCAGCTTGGCCATCGGGGGATTACTGGCAGAAAAAAAGTTTATTCCCCCCTCAATCGGAACCTTTTCTGCGGAATCATTGCTATTTGCCATTCTTTTGGGAGGAATTATTTTGATTGTAGGAGGTCTTGTATTTTTTCCAGCTTTTGCTTTAGGACCAATTGTCGAGCATTTTTTAATGTTAAAGAAAGTGTCATT is part of the Parachlamydia acanthamoebae genome and encodes:
- the kdpF gene encoding K(+)-transporting ATPase subunit F, whose translation is MLTNFIFAGVIVILLLGYLIYTLLYPEKF
- the kdpA gene encoding potassium-transporting ATPase subunit KdpA — encoded protein: MSIPNGIQILVFLALLLIVTPLLGQYIAAIFSEKDPLMKRVLGRLEDGCYQMGGVDPHLEMTWQEYAKVLGIFNLLGFIFLFFLLLLQGILPLNPQHFPGVSWHLAYNTAISFVTNTNWQSYAGETTLSYLTQMVGLTVQNFLSAATGMATLLVLVRGMTRKMVNTVGNFWCDLVRTIVYLLLPLSIIMAICLVAEGVVQTFSPYVEAIGLEGHEQTIPLGPVASQVAIKQLGTNGGGFFNTNSAHPFENPSAFSNFWEAFAILVIPAATVYAYGIMIGSKKHAWILYVVMLLLWMGGLGLSLYSENLANPILDAFPHLEGKETRFGVANSLLWTVSTTGTSNGSVNAMISSLSPMAGGIAMFNIMLGELIFGGVGVGLCAMLMYTILTVFLSGLMVGRTPEYLGKKIEKQEVKWVMLSVLMPSALILLGSGVSSILPKALSSLSNQGPHGLSEILYAFSSAAGNNGSAFAGLNANTPYYNLVLGTIMLICRISTILPSLAIGGLLAEKKFIPPSIGTFSAESLLFAILLGGIILIVGGLVFFPAFALGPIVEHFLMLKKVSF
- a CDS encoding RHS repeat domain-containing protein, with product MKSFFSILGYMILQLTLLIAEEDFLVTENRLTASQANLFGKTGFNFKPPFAFNKRSYRIERTDHYGNKTIYEYNVFNHLVKIIHPAIPKSNGELFNPTENFEYDELGYITKTRDGNNNLTIQLNNAQGQPYQIQYPDGSIEKMTYFANGNLQKKILKNGMQISYTYDDEGRVITRDLFSPQGELLGSHSYAYSATYLIKEVDAKGHITSYQYNAQGQLTGIIKEDATTYYTYDSLSRLETTKILFGYGENDYTLKTCAYDSQNHIIEESQEDAFKNIFRKLTYAYDINGNQIETTTYSNTGTSTTKTIFDLYKKPISITNAENNVTFITYRYDYKDAYGLTVPYSETTDSNGNVIVSIYNTHNKIATLQVKNGLGQIIRQKSFFYDGVDQLIELREKIFKLGKFDREVTTKWTYTSMGNIASCTEAVGTPKQKSTIHTFNKLSQKTSTLKPDGTILYFTYDAKGNLATVSSSDQTLSYAYTYDLNDNPILIRDLIQNTQNTRVYDRSDRLIKETLGNGLNVQYAYDRQGRIHSYTLPDQGQVVYTYNAVDLIQIERFNLLGERLYSQSYHWDQAGNLIQKDLPFNLGATTYAYDLLNQYKSMQSPHFSELQISYDAVGNLLTQVYTDPLGCLLCQYSYDGLYQLDSESNCADHVYQYNSLFNRFAKDGQLFEFNALNQLLADELSAYIYDANGNLTSHHGQKYTYDAWNRLLTVTIGNTCFSYTYDSFNRRLSKSKAVWDAPTKSWITQDIQYFLYQGENEVGACNEQLDLMEFRSLGYGQGAEIGAAVAFEIQNQVYVPLTNSMGHVQVLLSSEGEPVDIYRYTAFGEEMIFDPSGNSKIPTTAWRFCSKRRDPETDLIYFGKRYYDPQTARWITINPLGYTEGCNLYAYTRNNPLIYVDLYGDQVVNIKGWKK